A segment of the Lycium barbarum isolate Lr01 chromosome 7, ASM1917538v2, whole genome shotgun sequence genome:
TCTTACATGCACCACCTGCCTTAATTTCTCTTCTTCCTTTTCATCACTctttactctctttccttttcctttACTCTGTGAATATGAAAAGTGAGCGTATCAGTGCCACTTATATATTATTAACTCTGGCAGAATCTATATGGTCCACAGAGAGTAATAAAAATAAATGTATATTAGTGAAAATAAATATATACTAGTAAAACTTCTAGTATAACGGCAAATGTGACTAAAAATTTTCTTTAGGTGGGTGGTCCGATTCTCAGCTGTTACATTCTTGTATTCGTTTGAAtttcttggcttgtttggttgctggttagagttatACAACTATTAATAATGCATGGATTAGTTATGAATtgattatgcagaaattagtTATTCATGTAATTAGTTAGTTATTCTATAAATAATAAATAGATtttctcataacttatacatgtattagttatataGAATTATAAATTGGTAACCAAACATCGTATTTGGTGTACTGAATTTTATAGGTAGAATTAAAATGCTATCAAACATGGTACTAGTCATGCTGAATTTAATATACATGAATAATTCACcttctaaccagcaaccaaaggATCCCTTACTACATACAGAGTACAAAGAATTCAAGAATAACTTACAGTTTTTCTTTTGGTCTCACTCCAAGAAACTGCAGGGGACGAGTATGCGGAGCTGCTTTCTGGGGTCTCTATTGTTTTCCTCTTCTTGCTTTCATTTATATCATCTCTAGCTAGAGCTACAGTATTCTTGTCATCTTGTTGAAAATTTCCAGGGAAGTTTTCTGTTAAACATACTTGAAATTCAGGGGCTTGGTTGAAAATGTGTTCATGGGAATGTCCAAGAAAGCTCTGAAAATTGACGTTTGACATCTCCAAGGAAGTGGGGTTCAGGTTTTGCAAAGGAAACTGGTTATGGAAATTCAAACTTGAGTCAGTGTTGAATACAGAGAATGGTGGATTAATGATTTGCATATCTGGATTGAAATGATGAAGAGCCATGACAACTTTTGTATATTATACAAATGCTGCTCACAAGGGATGTTTAGCGTATGTTTTCTGAAGATAAGATAGGTTGTGACTCACAAATATATATAGAGCATGGGCAAAATTGAGCATGGCTTATGTGAATTTCTCAATGTTCTTTTTTATTAATGGATGGAATAGTGAAGTATTTTGAGGATGCCACTTGGAAGTTTGGGCTTCTGTTGTTTTGTTGCCTATATGGACCATATTCAGGAGATATAACAATTTCATGGACCCTCCATTAGTAGTTGGCTTTCAATGAGCAAATATCATttaaaaattaagaaaaagaaaaaaaaaactgaaggtCATAAGAAATTGCCGAGGTATATAATGTTTAAGTGGCATTTACGGGCATCGAATGAGGTATAATAATGATATTAAAGTCACTCTTTTTATTACCTAAGATATTGAATTAGATTTAACTTTTTAATATGATAGCTGAAAAAGTATGGTTCGAATTTCATATCATAAACTACCACTCTACAGACAGTGAGATTAACTTAGTTTAGTTTCTTCTTTTACTTTTGAAGTCAGACTAGAATTTGTGCCTTTTGGATCTCGAGTTGAATTACCATAGTTAGATCATAATAAAATcatttaagttatacatatatttatagttTGTTGAATTTTATACTCTTTGTGTAATCTATCATGTTAATGTTATAACATATTATTTACTCTTTATTCTAAAATATTAATCAATGCTATTAAATAGAATTATCTGCAATTATTGTTTAAGTGGTCTGATTAAATAAATATTCTTTTATCGTGCATAAAACTTAAATCTTAATTAAAAAAGGAAATTCTAATTAGAAATCTTGTCAATCTTCCTGCAACTCCATATAGCCTTAAGGTCCATCAAGGTCTACTTGCTGTCAAACAAATAGTTCTATGTACTTggttcagaaaaaaaaattaagcagTCGATCTTAAGCAAAAAATTAGATAAAAATATTTCATTTCTAAATGTTTAAGCTTCTATATGACACAGTTGACACCTTTTGAAAGAAATTATGTGCAAACGATTAGCATGTGTAGCTGCAGTTTGGTTAGTTGGTCTCTATACTTCAATTAAAATTAGTGTGGTATGAGTGGATTTAATAATCCTAAAACTGGAAGTAAAAGATAAGCCATTAAGAGATTGAGTGATCCGCATGCACTTCATTTGGTTATAAATAATCAGAATCAAATTAGTGGTTGATTTGGTGATGAGATATTCACCCCCTTGGAATTAAGAAGAATCATTTATTAAGGCGCTATCTCATTGCTCCTTCTTGATTATCTCAATATTAAGGAACCAGCTTAATTCAGAGTTAGGTGAGACCATTATAATTGATTACTTTGTGAGAGTAAGAAGCAATTCATACTTTTTTCCCCTAATATTAAGAGTTTGTGATTTTTAAATTATACTTCTGCAAGCTGCAAGGTTTCAGTGTAAGCTTCAAACACCAAAAGATGCAATTGTTTGGAAAAGAGCGGAAGACAAAGTAGAAGCACAAAAATGACTCCAAACTGAAACATGTTAATACATGTAACTATGAATAACTTATATCTGTCAGGTGGACAATTAA
Coding sequences within it:
- the LOC132603558 gene encoding transcription factor BEE 3-like isoform X1 — encoded protein: MALHHFNPDMQIINPPFSVFNTDSSLNFHNQFPLQNLNPTSLEMSNVNFQSFLGHSHEHIFNQAPEFQVCLTENFPGNFQQDDKNTVALARDDINESKKRKTIETPESSSAYSSPAVSWSETKRKTSKGKGKRVKSDEKEEEKLRQVVHVRVKRGQATDSHSLAERVRRGKINERLRCLQDIVPGCYNSMGMAVMLDEIINYLQSLQNQVEFLSMKLSAASTYYDVNSETEILQTMQRAKAYEAQIMQKLKKEGYEGVASNQAGPLIDHSFDCYPKLSYNN